One part of the uncultured Celeribacter sp. genome encodes these proteins:
- a CDS encoding ABC transporter ATP-binding protein yields the protein MSTPIPPAAATTTQSGFNPNANHAQTAPAFFSAWDIHAYYGESYIVQGVSFNIHEGEILALLGRNGAGKTSTLRALARLDSPQLTHGEIWLDHEHLHTKTSYEAATRGLALVPEDRRIIAGLTVEENLLLAQIVDPVGWSLDRLYELFPRLRERRKQEGVTLSGGEQQMLAIARALARDIKVLLLDEPYEGLAPVIVDEIEKTLRIIKAQGITTVLVEQNAVRALNLADRAVILDTGRVVYDGSAKEVLENDALRAEYLAI from the coding sequence ATGAGCACGCCAATCCCCCCCGCCGCCGCGACCACGACGCAAAGCGGCTTCAACCCGAACGCCAACCACGCCCAAACCGCACCCGCGTTTTTTTCGGCCTGGGACATCCATGCCTATTACGGCGAAAGCTATATCGTGCAGGGCGTCTCTTTTAACATCCACGAGGGCGAGATCCTCGCCCTTCTGGGCCGCAATGGCGCGGGCAAGACCTCGACCCTGCGCGCGCTGGCCCGGCTCGACAGCCCGCAGCTGACCCATGGTGAAATCTGGCTCGACCATGAACATCTTCACACCAAAACTTCCTATGAGGCGGCGACACGCGGGCTTGCGCTTGTGCCCGAGGACCGGCGCATCATCGCCGGGCTGACGGTCGAGGAAAACCTGCTGTTGGCGCAGATCGTGGATCCCGTGGGCTGGAGCCTCGACCGCCTCTATGAATTGTTCCCGCGCCTGCGCGAGCGGCGCAAACAGGAGGGCGTCACGCTGTCGGGCGGCGAACAACAGATGCTCGCCATTGCCCGGGCGCTGGCGCGGGACATCAAGGTGCTGCTTCTGGACGAACCCTATGAAGGCCTCGCCCCGGTCATCGTCGATGAAATCGAAAAAACTCTGAGGATTATCAAAGCGCAAGGCATCACCACCGTGCTGGTGGAACAGAACGCCGTCCGCGCCCTGAATCTGGCCGATCGGGCCGTGATTCTGGACACCGGACGCGTGGTCTATGACGGATCGGCAAAAGAAGTGCTTGAGAACGACGCGCTGAGAGCCGAATATCTCGCCATCTGA
- a CDS encoding ABC transporter substrate-binding protein, with product MKKLLTSAAALAAMTSGAFAADEVSLQLKWVTQAQFAGYYVALEKGYYEDADLDVTIKPGGPDIAPVQVLLGGGADVMVDWMPSALAARENGAPVVNIAQPYKSSGMMLTCLKETGITGPEDFPGKTLGVWFFGNEYPFLSWMGKLGIPTDGSEGGVTVLKQGFNVDPLLQKQAACISTMTYNEYWQVIDAGISEDDLITFKYEDQGVATLEDGLYVLEKDLSDEAFKDKMARFVAASMQGWKYAEENPEEAAEIVLEYDETGAQTMKHQVRMMTEVAKLTSGSNGALDVADYERTVASLLAGGSDPVITKEPEGAYTLEITDAALK from the coding sequence ATGAAAAAGCTACTGACGAGCGCCGCCGCTCTGGCCGCCATGACGTCTGGGGCCTTCGCCGCCGATGAGGTCTCGCTGCAGCTCAAATGGGTGACCCAGGCGCAATTCGCCGGTTACTACGTTGCGCTGGAAAAAGGCTATTACGAAGATGCCGATCTGGATGTCACCATCAAACCGGGGGGGCCGGATATTGCGCCGGTGCAGGTGCTTTTGGGGGGCGGGGCCGACGTTATGGTCGACTGGATGCCTTCGGCCCTGGCGGCGCGTGAAAACGGCGCCCCGGTTGTGAACATCGCCCAGCCCTATAAATCCTCGGGCATGATGCTGACCTGCCTGAAGGAAACCGGCATCACCGGCCCCGAGGATTTCCCGGGCAAGACGCTGGGCGTATGGTTCTTCGGCAACGAATATCCCTTCCTGTCCTGGATGGGCAAGCTCGGCATCCCGACCGATGGCTCCGAGGGCGGCGTGACCGTGCTGAAACAGGGCTTCAACGTCGATCCGCTTCTGCAAAAGCAAGCCGCTTGCATTTCGACCATGACCTATAACGAATACTGGCAGGTCATCGATGCCGGGATTTCCGAAGACGATCTGATCACTTTCAAATACGAAGATCAGGGCGTTGCCACGCTGGAAGACGGTCTCTATGTCCTCGAAAAGGATCTGAGCGACGAAGCCTTCAAAGACAAGATGGCGCGCTTTGTCGCCGCCTCCATGCAAGGCTGGAAATACGCGGAGGAAAATCCCGAAGAAGCTGCTGAAATCGTTCTGGAATACGATGAAACCGGCGCGCAGACCATGAAGCACCAGGTGCGCATGATGACAGAGGTTGCGAAGCTCACCTCCGGCTCCAATGGTGCGCTGGATGTGGCGGATTATGAACGCACCGTGGCTTCTTTGCTGGCGGGGGGCTCTGATCCGGTGATCACCAAGGAACCTGAAGGGGCCTATACGCTGGAAATCACCGACGCTGCGCTGAAATAA
- a CDS encoding ABC transporter permease: MRNIFPILTVVAAILVIWYGAAIKMNSQWAYDQAARADVELSFSDMVKDTMVQERPKLPAPHQVVAELWNTTVEKKITSKRSLVFHGWITLSATLLGFGIGTVAGIALAVGIVHNKAMDLGVMPWAIASQTIPILAIAPMIIVVLNSMGISGLIPKAIIAAYLSFFPVVVGMVKGLRAPDSMQLDLMKTYNASGSETFWKLRLPSSMPYLFASLKVGIAAALVGTIVAELPSGAVRGLGARLLSGSYYGQTIQIWSALFAAAALAAILVIIVGVLERVVLKRMGMAQ; this comes from the coding sequence ATGAGAAATATCTTTCCCATCCTGACGGTCGTCGCCGCCATTCTGGTGATCTGGTATGGTGCGGCGATCAAGATGAACAGCCAATGGGCCTATGATCAGGCGGCTCGGGCCGACGTCGAGCTCTCCTTTTCCGATATGGTGAAGGACACGATGGTGCAGGAGCGCCCGAAACTGCCTGCGCCGCATCAGGTTGTGGCCGAACTCTGGAACACGACGGTCGAGAAAAAGATCACCTCGAAACGCAGTCTCGTGTTCCATGGCTGGATCACCCTGTCGGCCACCTTGCTGGGCTTTGGCATCGGGACGGTCGCCGGAATCGCGCTGGCCGTGGGAATCGTGCACAACAAGGCGATGGATCTTGGGGTGATGCCCTGGGCGATTGCCTCGCAGACCATTCCGATCCTCGCAATTGCACCGATGATCATCGTAGTGCTCAATTCCATGGGCATTTCCGGGCTGATCCCTAAGGCGATCATCGCCGCCTATCTGTCGTTTTTCCCGGTGGTCGTGGGGATGGTCAAAGGCCTGCGTGCCCCGGATTCGATGCAGCTCGATCTGATGAAGACCTATAATGCCAGCGGTTCAGAGACCTTCTGGAAACTGCGTCTTCCCTCTTCGATGCCCTATCTGTTCGCCTCGCTCAAAGTGGGCATCGCCGCCGCGCTGGTCGGCACGATTGTGGCCGAATTGCCCTCGGGTGCGGTACGCGGTCTGGGCGCGCGGCTGTTGTCGGGGTCTTACTATGGGCAAACCATTCAGATCTGGTCCGCCCTTTTCGCCGCCGCCGCCCTAGCTGCCATTTTGGTGATCATTGTCGGCGTGCTTGAACGGGTGGTTCTGAAACGTATGGGGATGGCACAATGA
- a CDS encoding Zn-dependent hydrolase: protein MVAAGENLKINSERLWDSLMDMAKIGPGVAGGNNRQTLTDEDAAGRALFQKWCEEAGMTMGVDAMGTMFMTREGTDPDALPVYVGSHLDTQPTGGKYDGVLGVLGALEAVRTMNDLDIKTKHPIVVTNWANEEGARFAPAMLASGVFAGKHTLDYAYNRTDLEGKTYGEELARIGWKGDEEVGARKMHAYYELHIEQGPILEAEGKDIGVVTHCQGLWWLEFTLTGKEAHTGSTPMAMRTNAGLAMARILEMVQEVAMDHQPNAVGGVGQMQFSPNSRNVLPGTVVFTVDIRTPNIEKLTSMRSQIEESAEKICAELGVGYAVEAVGHFDPVTFTPELVANVRNAAERLGYSHLDIVSGAGHDACWAAAMAPTTMIMCPCVNGISHNEAEEISPEWAAAGTDVLLHAVLETAEIVE, encoded by the coding sequence ATGGTTGCCGCTGGTGAAAACCTGAAAATCAACTCGGAACGTCTTTGGGACAGCCTGATGGACATGGCCAAGATCGGTCCCGGCGTTGCGGGCGGCAACAACCGCCAGACCCTGACAGACGAAGATGCGGCGGGCCGTGCGCTGTTTCAGAAATGGTGCGAAGAGGCGGGGATGACCATGGGCGTCGACGCCATGGGCACGATGTTCATGACCCGCGAAGGCACCGATCCCGATGCGCTGCCGGTCTATGTGGGATCCCACCTCGACACCCAGCCGACGGGCGGGAAATACGACGGCGTTCTGGGGGTGTTGGGCGCACTGGAAGCCGTGCGCACGATGAACGATCTCGACATCAAGACCAAACATCCGATTGTTGTGACCAACTGGGCCAATGAAGAGGGCGCGCGTTTTGCGCCGGCCATGTTGGCCTCGGGGGTGTTTGCAGGTAAGCATACGCTGGATTACGCCTATAACCGGACCGATCTGGAGGGGAAAACCTACGGTGAGGAACTCGCGCGGATCGGCTGGAAAGGTGACGAAGAGGTCGGCGCCCGCAAGATGCACGCCTATTATGAGCTGCACATCGAACAGGGGCCGATTTTGGAAGCCGAGGGCAAGGACATCGGCGTTGTCACCCATTGTCAGGGGCTGTGGTGGCTGGAATTCACCCTCACCGGCAAAGAAGCGCATACAGGGTCGACCCCGATGGCGATGCGCACCAATGCGGGGCTGGCGATGGCCCGCATTCTGGAGATGGTGCAGGAAGTCGCGATGGATCACCAGCCCAACGCTGTGGGCGGCGTGGGGCAGATGCAGTTCAGCCCGAATTCGCGCAACGTCCTGCCGGGCACCGTGGTGTTCACCGTCGATATCCGCACGCCGAACATCGAGAAACTCACCTCCATGCGCAGCCAAATCGAAGAGAGCGCAGAGAAGATCTGTGCCGAGCTGGGTGTCGGTTACGCCGTTGAAGCCGTGGGCCATTTCGACCCTGTGACCTTTACGCCGGAGCTGGTGGCAAACGTCCGCAACGCCGCAGAACGTCTGGGCTATTCGCACCTGGATATCGTCTCGGGCGCAGGGCACGATGCCTGCTGGGCGGCGGCCATGGCGCCCACGACCATGATCATGTGCCCCTGTGTCAACGGGATCTCGCACAATGAGGCCGAAGAGATCAGCCCTGAATGGGCCGCGGCGGGCACCGATGTGCTGCTGCATGCGGTGCTGGAAACCGCTGAGATTGTGGAATGA
- the acs gene encoding acetate--CoA ligase has product MSTTSYAPRTEFAASAHITAEDYEALYRRSVEDPVSFWAEQGKILNWMEPYTQVKKTCFDFGRVDIKWYSDGVLNVSANCIDRHLAKKSLQTAIIFEPDDPNEPAQHITYKELSDKVNRMANVLLSQGVMRGDRVVIYLPMIPEAAYAMLACARIGAIHSIVFAGFSPDALANRINDCGAKLVITADTAPRGGRRTPLKANTDAALLHCSDKVRCLVVKHTGDQITWIQGRDVDVKYLMEHASPDCPPRPMNAEDPLFILYTSGSTGKPKGVVHSSGGYLTYAALTHKYVFDYHDGDVFWCTADVGWVTGHSYIVYGPLANGATTLMFEGVPSYPDAGRFWAVCEKHKVNQFYTAPTALRALMGQGNEWVEKYDLSSLKVLGTVGEPINPEAWNWYNEVVGKGNCPIVDTWWQTETGGHLLTPLPGAIATKPGSATLPFFGVQPVILDPQTGEELHETATEGVLCLKDSWPGQMRTVWGDHERFQETYFQQYKGYYFSGDGCRRDEDGYYWITGRVDDVINVSGHRMGTAEVESALVAHAKVAEAAVVGMPHELKGQGIYAYVTLMNDVEPSEELRKELEKWVRTEIGPIAKPDFIQWAPGLPKTRSGKIMRRILRKIAENDTGALGDTSTLADPSVVDNLIQSSLYNQS; this is encoded by the coding sequence ATGAGCACGACGAGTTACGCGCCGCGGACGGAATTTGCGGCGTCCGCGCATATCACGGCGGAGGATTACGAGGCGCTGTACCGGCGTTCGGTGGAGGATCCGGTGTCGTTCTGGGCGGAACAGGGCAAGATCCTGAACTGGATGGAACCCTACACGCAGGTCAAAAAGACCTGTTTCGATTTCGGCCGCGTCGACATCAAATGGTATTCTGACGGCGTGTTGAACGTCTCGGCCAATTGCATCGACCGCCATCTGGCCAAGAAATCCCTGCAGACCGCGATCATCTTCGAGCCCGACGACCCCAATGAGCCCGCCCAGCACATCACCTATAAGGAGCTCTCCGACAAGGTGAACCGCATGGCCAACGTCCTGCTCAGCCAGGGCGTCATGCGCGGCGACCGCGTGGTGATCTACCTGCCGATGATCCCCGAAGCCGCCTATGCCATGCTCGCCTGTGCCCGCATCGGCGCGATCCATTCCATCGTTTTCGCGGGCTTCTCGCCCGACGCGCTCGCCAACCGCATCAACGACTGCGGCGCCAAGCTCGTCATCACCGCCGACACCGCGCCGCGCGGCGGTCGTCGCACGCCGCTCAAGGCCAACACCGATGCCGCGCTTTTGCACTGTTCCGACAAGGTGCGCTGCCTTGTCGTCAAACATACCGGCGATCAGATCACCTGGATCCAAGGCCGCGATGTCGACGTCAAATACCTGATGGAACACGCCAGCCCCGACTGCCCGCCGCGCCCGATGAATGCCGAAGACCCGCTGTTCATCCTCTACACCTCGGGTTCAACCGGCAAACCGAAAGGCGTCGTGCACAGCTCCGGCGGCTATCTCACCTATGCCGCGCTGACCCATAAATATGTCTTCGACTATCACGACGGCGACGTCTTCTGGTGCACCGCCGACGTCGGCTGGGTCACCGGCCACAGCTACATCGTCTATGGTCCGTTGGCCAATGGCGCCACCACGCTGATGTTCGAGGGCGTACCGAGCTACCCCGATGCGGGTCGGTTCTGGGCCGTGTGCGAAAAGCACAAGGTCAACCAGTTCTACACCGCCCCCACCGCGCTGCGCGCCCTCATGGGGCAGGGCAACGAATGGGTCGAGAAATACGATCTGTCCTCGCTCAAGGTGCTGGGCACCGTCGGCGAGCCGATCAACCCCGAGGCCTGGAACTGGTACAATGAGGTCGTGGGCAAGGGCAATTGCCCCATCGTCGACACCTGGTGGCAGACCGAGACCGGCGGCCATCTGCTGACCCCGCTGCCCGGGGCGATTGCCACCAAACCCGGCTCGGCCACCCTGCCCTTCTTCGGCGTGCAGCCGGTCATTCTGGACCCGCAGACCGGCGAGGAACTGCATGAGACCGCGACCGAGGGCGTGTTGTGCCTCAAGGACAGCTGGCCCGGGCAGATGCGCACCGTCTGGGGCGATCACGAACGCTTCCAAGAGACCTATTTCCAGCAGTACAAAGGCTATTACTTCTCCGGCGACGGCTGTCGTCGCGACGAAGATGGCTATTACTGGATCACCGGCCGCGTCGACGATGTGATCAACGTCTCGGGCCACCGCATGGGCACCGCCGAGGTCGAAAGCGCGCTCGTGGCCCACGCCAAGGTCGCCGAGGCCGCCGTGGTCGGCATGCCGCATGAGCTCAAGGGTCAGGGCATCTATGCCTATGTCACCCTGATGAACGATGTGGAACCCTCCGAGGAGCTGCGTAAGGAGCTGGAGAAATGGGTCCGCACCGAAATCGGACCGATCGCCAAGCCCGACTTCATCCAATGGGCCCCGGGCCTGCCGAAAACACGGTCGGGCAAAATCATGCGCCGCATTCTGCGCAAGATCGCCGAAAACGACACCGGCGCCCTCGGAGACACCTCAACCCTCGCCGACCCATCAGTCGTCGACAATCTTATCCAAAGTTCGCTCTACAATCAGAGCTGA
- a CDS encoding ABC transporter ATP-binding protein — MKKPVIDAQGVDLTFQTNDGPVHALKDVNLQIEKGDFVSFIGPSGCGKTTFLRCIAGLEAPTGGTLKVNGLSPDEARKSRAYGYVFQAAGLYPWRTIAGNIRLPLEIMKFPKADMEKRIEKVLDLVDLNGFGKKFPWQLSGGMQQRASIARALAFDAEILLMDEPFGALDEIVRDKLNEELLKLWAATEKTIAFVTHSIPEAVYLSTKIVVMSPRPGRITDVIESTLPKERPLEIRDSEEFIKIAHRVREGLRAGHDA, encoded by the coding sequence ATGAAAAAGCCAGTGATTGACGCGCAGGGCGTGGACCTGACGTTCCAGACGAACGACGGCCCCGTGCATGCGCTCAAAGATGTGAATTTGCAGATCGAAAAGGGGGATTTCGTGTCCTTCATCGGTCCGTCGGGTTGCGGTAAGACGACCTTTTTGCGTTGTATCGCCGGGCTGGAAGCGCCTACGGGCGGGACGCTGAAGGTGAATGGGCTGAGCCCGGATGAGGCCCGAAAATCAAGGGCCTATGGCTATGTGTTTCAGGCCGCCGGGCTGTATCCCTGGCGCACGATCGCGGGTAATATCCGGCTGCCTCTGGAGATCATGAAATTTCCCAAGGCGGATATGGAAAAGCGCATCGAGAAAGTGCTCGACCTTGTCGATCTGAACGGTTTTGGCAAGAAATTTCCCTGGCAGCTCTCCGGGGGTATGCAACAGCGGGCCTCGATTGCTCGGGCGCTGGCGTTTGACGCGGAAATTCTGTTGATGGATGAACCCTTCGGTGCGTTGGACGAAATTGTCCGGGACAAGCTGAACGAAGAGCTGCTGAAGCTCTGGGCGGCGACGGAAAAGACCATCGCTTTCGTCACCCACTCGATCCCCGAGGCGGTGTATCTGTCGACCAAGATCGTGGTGATGAGCCCGCGCCCGGGCCGGATCACCGATGTGATCGAAAGCACCTTGCCCAAGGAACGGCCGCTGGAAATCCGCGACAGCGAAGAATTCATCAAGATCGCCCACCGCGTGCGCGAGGGCCTGCGCGCGGGGCATGACGCATGA
- a CDS encoding ABC transporter permease, with protein sequence MNALYVLLVLAVWLGLWWINTRFAAHKNTRWIVPVLFGVTLVLLWEMVVRLFGVSPVILPAPSAIGAKLVSEVPTLWEDFVQTIVKGALSGYLMGCGAAFLTAVLIDRSPFLQRGLLPVGNFVAALPIVGIAPILVMWFGFDWQSKAAVVVVMVFFPVLVNTVAGLQAASVMQKDLMRTYSASYAQTLLKLRLPAAMPFVFNGLKIATTLALIGAIVAEFFGSPIKGMGFRISTEVGRLGLDMVWAEIAVAAVTGSAFYGLVSMIEKGVTFWHPSQRG encoded by the coding sequence ATGAACGCGCTCTATGTTCTTTTGGTGCTCGCTGTCTGGCTGGGCCTGTGGTGGATCAACACCCGCTTTGCCGCACATAAAAACACCCGCTGGATCGTGCCGGTCCTGTTTGGCGTCACGCTGGTGCTGTTGTGGGAAATGGTCGTGCGCCTCTTTGGTGTCAGCCCGGTGATCCTGCCGGCCCCGAGTGCGATCGGGGCGAAGCTGGTGAGCGAGGTACCGACCCTGTGGGAAGACTTTGTCCAGACCATCGTGAAGGGCGCTTTGAGCGGCTATCTGATGGGCTGTGGCGCGGCCTTTCTCACCGCCGTCCTGATCGACCGCTCGCCCTTCCTGCAACGCGGCCTGCTGCCGGTCGGCAATTTCGTCGCCGCCCTTCCGATTGTCGGAATCGCTCCGATTCTGGTGATGTGGTTCGGGTTCGACTGGCAATCCAAGGCTGCGGTCGTTGTGGTCATGGTGTTCTTCCCGGTGCTGGTGAACACCGTGGCCGGGCTTCAGGCGGCTTCTGTCATGCAGAAGGACTTGATGCGGACCTATTCGGCCTCCTATGCGCAGACATTGCTGAAACTGCGCCTTCCCGCGGCCATGCCTTTTGTTTTCAACGGGCTTAAAATTGCGACAACACTGGCGCTTATTGGTGCAATCGTCGCTGAGTTCTTCGGCTCCCCGATCAAAGGGATGGGGTTCCGAATTTCCACCGAAGTCGGACGTCTCGGACTTGATATGGTCTGGGCAGAGATTGCGGTGGCTGCTGTCACGGGGTCGGCCTTTTATGGGCTGGTGTCGATGATCGAAAAGGGGGTGACCTTCTGGCACCCGTCCCAACGCGGATAA
- the hydA gene encoding dihydropyrimidinase has product MTKVIKNGTIVTADLTYKADVKIEDGKIVEIGPDLTGDEILDAEGCYVMPGGIDPHTHLEMPFMGTHSSDDFYAGTRAALAGGTTMVVDFALPDPGQSLLDAIKVWDNKSAQACCDYSFHMAITWWGEQVFDEMKIITEEKGINTFKHFMAYKGSLMVNDDEMFASFKRCAELGATPLVHAENGDLVAEMTAKLLAEGNTGPEAHAYSRPSQVEGEATNRAIMIADMAGAPLYVVHTSCEEAHEAIRRAKMNGKRVWGEPLIQHLVLDESEYFNEDWDHAARRVMSPPFRNKKHQDSLWAGLASGTLSCVATDHCAFTTEQKRYGVGDFSKIPNGTGGLEDRLPVLWSEGVETGRITMNEFVAVTSTNIAKILNCYPQKGAILVGSDADIVVMDPSMTKTIKAETQASSIDYNVFEGIEVKGLPRYVLSRGYVAVDKGSLQAKEGHGEFVARDPNATVNTALSKWKELTAPRPVERAGIPVTGV; this is encoded by the coding sequence ATGACAAAAGTCATCAAAAACGGAACAATCGTCACCGCCGATTTGACATATAAGGCGGACGTCAAAATCGAAGATGGCAAGATCGTCGAGATCGGGCCGGACCTGACGGGCGACGAAATTCTGGATGCCGAAGGGTGCTATGTGATGCCGGGCGGCATTGACCCGCACACGCACCTTGAGATGCCGTTCATGGGCACGCATTCCTCGGATGATTTCTATGCCGGGACGCGGGCGGCTCTGGCGGGCGGCACCACGATGGTCGTCGATTTTGCGCTGCCCGATCCGGGTCAGTCGCTTCTGGATGCGATCAAGGTCTGGGACAACAAATCGGCGCAGGCCTGTTGCGATTATTCCTTCCACATGGCGATCACATGGTGGGGCGAACAGGTCTTTGATGAGATGAAGATCATCACCGAAGAAAAAGGCATCAACACGTTCAAGCACTTCATGGCCTATAAAGGCTCGCTGATGGTGAATGATGACGAGATGTTCGCCTCTTTCAAGCGCTGCGCCGAGCTGGGCGCGACGCCTTTGGTCCATGCCGAAAACGGCGATCTGGTGGCGGAGATGACCGCGAAACTTCTGGCAGAAGGCAACACCGGCCCCGAGGCACACGCCTATTCGCGCCCCTCTCAGGTCGAAGGCGAAGCCACCAACCGCGCGATCATGATCGCCGACATGGCCGGTGCGCCGCTGTATGTGGTGCATACCTCTTGCGAAGAGGCGCATGAAGCGATCCGCCGCGCCAAAATGAACGGCAAACGCGTCTGGGGCGAACCGTTGATCCAGCACCTTGTTCTGGATGAAAGCGAGTATTTCAACGAAGACTGGGACCATGCCGCGCGCCGTGTCATGTCGCCGCCGTTCCGCAACAAAAAGCATCAGGACAGCCTGTGGGCCGGGCTTGCCTCGGGCACGCTATCTTGTGTGGCGACTGACCACTGTGCCTTTACGACCGAACAAAAACGTTACGGTGTTGGCGATTTCTCGAAGATCCCGAATGGCACTGGCGGGCTTGAGGATCGTCTGCCGGTCCTGTGGTCCGAAGGGGTCGAGACGGGTCGCATCACCATGAATGAATTTGTGGCCGTAACCTCTACAAATATCGCGAAAATCCTGAACTGCTACCCGCAAAAAGGGGCGATCCTTGTGGGGTCTGACGCCGATATCGTGGTGATGGATCCCTCCATGACCAAGACCATCAAGGCCGAGACACAGGCCTCTTCCATTGATTACAATGTGTTTGAAGGCATCGAGGTCAAAGGTCTGCCGCGCTATGTGCTGAGCCGCGGATATGTCGCCGTCGACAAGGGCAGCTTGCAGGCCAAAGAGGGCCACGGCGAATTCGTTGCCCGCGATCCGAATGCGACGGTGAACACAGCACTGTCTAAGTGGAAAGAGCTGACCGCGCCGCGCCCGGTGGAACGCGCCGGCATTCCGGTGACCGGCGTGTGA
- a CDS encoding PRC-barrel domain-containing protein: MKTLTKTLLSSATVLALMGTTAMADVTTSTEMSTDGVTMDTQAEAEMPTLEETGDAIADTASDAADATGDALEATGDAISNTATDVANALSTFGDETVSEIVGTKVVSVEGNDVGEIDAIVKDGGTLKAVVGIGGFLGIAEHDVLIDVNEFSMLDEDSVVVEGYTEAELKAMPDVDQSELTKVEGDITLEQAMRS, translated from the coding sequence ATGAAAACCCTGACCAAAACCCTTCTGTCCAGCGCAACCGTTCTGGCCTTGATGGGCACTACGGCCATGGCCGATGTGACGACCTCCACTGAAATGTCGACCGATGGCGTCACTATGGACACTCAGGCGGAAGCAGAGATGCCGACACTTGAGGAAACCGGCGACGCGATTGCCGATACAGCCTCTGACGCGGCCGATGCCACGGGCGATGCGCTTGAAGCAACCGGCGACGCGATCAGCAACACCGCGACCGATGTGGCCAATGCGCTCTCGACCTTTGGCGATGAAACCGTGTCTGAAATCGTTGGCACCAAAGTCGTGTCCGTTGAAGGCAATGACGTCGGCGAGATCGACGCAATCGTGAAAGACGGCGGCACGCTCAAGGCCGTGGTCGGGATCGGTGGCTTCTTGGGCATTGCGGAACATGATGTGCTGATCGACGTGAATGAATTCTCCATGCTCGACGAAGACAGCGTCGTGGTCGAAGGCTACACCGAAGCCGAACTCAAAGCGATGCCGGATGTCGACCAGTCGGAGCTGACCAAGGTCGAAGGCGACATCACCCTGGAACAGGCGATGCGCTCGTAA
- a CDS encoding ABC transporter ATP-binding protein, producing the protein MGILEVKGVGKRFGGLQALSDVTLSVEENTVHAIIGPNGAGKSTLLNCLVGKLIPDTGSVMFDGKSVLGRKPHEINQMGISRVFQTPEIFGDLTVMENMMIPCFAKRDGAFRLHAIETMERETGLIDKARTMLSDVDMLSRKDMLASSLSRGDKRRLEIAMCLVQEPKLLLLDEPTAGMARADTNNTIALLKEIKEQRDITIAIIEHDMHVVFSLADRITVLAQGTPLVEDTPDNIKGNPKVKEAYLGETQQV; encoded by the coding sequence ATGGGAATTCTGGAAGTCAAAGGCGTGGGCAAGCGGTTCGGCGGTCTTCAGGCGCTGAGCGATGTGACCCTCTCGGTCGAAGAAAACACCGTTCATGCCATCATCGGCCCCAATGGCGCAGGCAAATCCACGCTGCTCAACTGCCTGGTGGGCAAGCTGATCCCCGACACCGGATCGGTGATGTTCGACGGCAAATCCGTGCTGGGACGCAAACCCCATGAAATCAACCAGATGGGCATTTCACGCGTGTTCCAGACCCCAGAGATCTTTGGCGATCTCACGGTGATGGAAAACATGATGATCCCCTGTTTCGCCAAACGCGACGGCGCGTTTCGCCTGCATGCGATCGAAACCATGGAACGCGAAACCGGGCTGATCGACAAAGCCCGGACCATGTTGTCGGATGTCGACATGCTGAGCCGCAAGGACATGCTGGCCTCCAGCCTGTCGCGCGGCGACAAACGTCGCCTGGAGATCGCCATGTGTCTGGTACAGGAGCCCAAGCTTTTGCTGTTGGACGAACCCACCGCGGGCATGGCGCGCGCCGACACCAACAACACCATCGCTCTGCTCAAGGAAATCAAGGAACAGCGCGACATCACCATCGCGATCATCGAACACGACATGCATGTGGTGTTTTCGCTGGCCGACCGGATCACGGTTCTGGCGCAGGGCACCCCCCTTGTCGAAGACACGCCTGACAACATCAAAGGCAACCCCAAGGTCAAAGAGGCCTATCTGGGCGAAACCCAGCAGGTTTGA